The following proteins come from a genomic window of Corallococcus sp. NCRR:
- a CDS encoding CotH kinase family protein, with translation MMRLRLLISLSMLLAACGGGSANPDDGQPSVTDPGITDPGDSDAGVPDGGSEDSGTPDAGASDGGSVDAGSGPGDGGSTDAGTDPQPVPEVERPYTLPKLQTTVPEYSLIMPPEVLEKFMREPLTEEQDATFVANGKSIPVKVRLRGASARYFDKKSWNVSFPDGVKFEGRTSLNLIAEYADASMIAEKISYDLLAAMRVPASKATFVRLSVNGGYEGVFLEVEQVNKAFVKARQFPDDDATIYRAGWKDTEFKTWKVPYQGDWVKKTNESEPDDALWEVLDVINHTPEPQLVAALEKNLEIESYVRSMVLDALMSNNFVEDSESYFLHDDITGRWRYVPWDLNNVDARWWYTNTVEDQSASTSNMKHPLFNFTLLDGWVEKMYQQRKLEQGSYPGYLPTFSNMGTRVVLNPVLRARLEARLDKAMDELFTSKVMDPYIDQLHALIDASMKTDPYMDYAKFSAGKAYMKRFVKFRREFVMSEVKRLKAARSTLVFEAFDPRAGWVEVANHGTQAVSLQGMTLTTNLRVSLAGGDYAPTIVKAPIGAVLGNTTVAPGQTVRLTAASLGITFPAKGEVGLFNGTSVVGMKDALFYGELPAGKHYARGAEGWEVR, from the coding sequence ATGATGCGCCTACGACTCCTGATCAGCCTGTCGATGCTGCTGGCCGCCTGCGGTGGCGGCTCGGCGAATCCCGATGATGGACAACCCTCCGTGACCGACCCCGGCATCACGGACCCCGGCGACTCGGATGCCGGGGTTCCCGACGGGGGCTCCGAGGACTCGGGCACTCCGGACGCCGGGGCTTCCGACGGCGGCTCCGTGGACGCGGGCAGCGGCCCCGGGGACGGCGGGAGCACGGATGCCGGCACGGATCCGCAGCCTGTTCCGGAGGTGGAGCGGCCCTACACGCTGCCGAAGCTCCAGACGACGGTGCCGGAGTACTCGCTGATCATGCCTCCGGAGGTGCTGGAGAAGTTCATGCGGGAGCCGTTGACCGAGGAACAGGACGCGACGTTCGTGGCGAACGGCAAGTCCATCCCGGTGAAGGTGCGGCTGCGCGGGGCCTCCGCGCGCTACTTCGACAAGAAGAGCTGGAACGTCAGCTTCCCGGATGGGGTCAAGTTCGAGGGCCGCACGTCGCTCAACCTCATCGCCGAGTACGCCGACGCCTCGATGATCGCCGAGAAGATCTCCTACGACCTGCTGGCGGCGATGCGGGTGCCGGCGTCGAAGGCGACGTTCGTGCGGCTCTCCGTGAACGGCGGCTACGAGGGTGTGTTCCTGGAGGTGGAGCAGGTCAACAAGGCCTTCGTCAAGGCGCGGCAGTTCCCGGACGACGACGCGACCATCTACCGCGCGGGCTGGAAGGACACGGAGTTCAAGACGTGGAAGGTGCCCTACCAGGGCGACTGGGTGAAGAAGACGAACGAGAGCGAGCCCGACGACGCGCTGTGGGAGGTGCTGGACGTCATCAACCACACGCCGGAGCCGCAGCTGGTGGCCGCGCTGGAGAAGAACCTGGAGATCGAGTCCTACGTGCGCTCCATGGTGCTGGACGCGCTGATGTCCAACAACTTCGTGGAGGACTCCGAGAGCTACTTCCTGCACGACGACATCACCGGGCGCTGGCGCTACGTGCCGTGGGACCTGAACAACGTCGATGCGCGCTGGTGGTACACGAACACGGTGGAGGACCAGTCCGCCTCCACGAGCAACATGAAGCACCCGCTGTTCAACTTCACGCTGCTGGATGGCTGGGTGGAGAAGATGTACCAGCAGCGCAAGCTGGAACAGGGCAGCTACCCGGGCTACCTGCCGACGTTCTCCAACATGGGCACGCGCGTGGTGCTCAACCCCGTGCTGCGCGCCCGCCTGGAGGCGCGGCTGGACAAGGCGATGGACGAGCTCTTCACCTCGAAGGTGATGGACCCGTACATCGACCAACTCCACGCGTTGATCGACGCGTCCATGAAGACCGACCCGTACATGGACTACGCGAAGTTCAGCGCGGGCAAGGCGTACATGAAGCGCTTCGTGAAGTTCCGCCGCGAGTTCGTGATGTCGGAGGTGAAGCGGCTGAAGGCGGCTCGGTCCACGCTGGTGTTCGAGGCGTTCGACCCGCGCGCGGGCTGGGTGGAGGTGGCCAACCACGGCACGCAGGCGGTGTCGCTCCAGGGCATGACGCTGACCACGAACCTGCGGGTGAGCCTGGCGGGCGGCGACTACGCGCCCACCATCGTGAAGGCTCCCATCGGCGCGGTGCTGGGCAACACGACGGTGGCGCCGGGTCAGACGGTGCGGCTCACGGCCGCTTCGCTGGGCATCACCTTCCCCGCCAAGGGCGAGGTGGGCCTGTTCAACGGCACGTCGGTGGTGGGCATGAAGGACGCGCTGTTCTACGGCGAGCTACCCGCAGGCAAGCACTACGCCCGGGGCGCGGAGGGCTGGGAGGTGCGCTGA
- a CDS encoding NAD(P)/FAD-dependent oxidoreductase codes for MPRRSGPLPRVAVIGAGMSGLVLARVLTGAGFGVRVLDKGRGPGGRLSTRRSAEGGAFDHGAQYFTARDPLFRALVEAWVAEGVAAEWRGRIGTLTRGQVTPAKESVRYVGVPGMSAVAKALADGLDVHTGVRVERVAREGQAWRLTSETGEDLGLEEVVVAAVPAPQAVPLLAGAPALAAQAGTARMSPCWAVMARFDAPVAVELDGAFVEDSPLSWAARDTSKPGRAPGERWVLHGSPEFSAAHLEETAEAMAPKLVEAFGQALGRDVRTVEAVAHRWRFAMPSPPLDAPALYDAALGLGACGDWCEGPRVEGAFLSGVALARQIAER; via the coding sequence TTGCCGCGCCGTTCCGGTCCCCTGCCCCGCGTGGCCGTCATTGGCGCGGGCATGTCGGGGCTGGTGCTCGCGCGGGTGCTGACGGGCGCGGGCTTCGGTGTGCGGGTCCTGGACAAGGGGCGCGGGCCGGGAGGACGGCTGTCCACGCGGAGGAGCGCGGAGGGCGGCGCGTTCGACCACGGGGCGCAGTACTTCACCGCGAGGGATCCGCTCTTCCGCGCGCTGGTGGAGGCATGGGTGGCGGAGGGCGTGGCGGCGGAGTGGCGCGGGCGCATCGGGACGCTGACGCGTGGGCAGGTGACTCCCGCGAAGGAGTCCGTGCGGTACGTGGGCGTGCCGGGGATGAGCGCGGTGGCGAAGGCGCTGGCGGACGGGTTGGACGTGCACACCGGGGTGCGGGTGGAGCGCGTGGCTCGTGAAGGCCAGGCGTGGCGGCTGACGTCGGAGACGGGCGAGGACCTGGGGCTCGAGGAGGTGGTGGTGGCCGCGGTGCCCGCGCCGCAGGCGGTGCCGTTGCTGGCGGGAGCGCCCGCGCTGGCGGCCCAGGCTGGGACCGCGCGGATGTCTCCGTGTTGGGCCGTGATGGCCCGGTTCGATGCGCCTGTGGCGGTGGAGTTGGATGGCGCGTTCGTGGAGGACTCGCCGCTGTCGTGGGCGGCTCGGGACACGAGCAAGCCTGGGCGGGCTCCCGGTGAGCGGTGGGTGCTTCACGGGTCGCCGGAGTTCAGCGCGGCGCACCTGGAGGAGACAGCGGAGGCGATGGCTCCGAAGCTCGTGGAGGCGTTCGGCCAGGCCCTGGGCCGGGACGTGCGCACCGTGGAGGCCGTGGCGCACCGGTGGCGCTTCGCGATGCCTTCACCGCCGCTGGACGCCCCCGCGCTATACGACGCGGCGCTGGGCCTGGGCGCCTGTGGCGACTGGTGCGAGGGTCCCCGTGTGGAGGGCGCGTTCCTCAGCGGCGTCGCGTTGGCGAGGCAGATCGCTGAACGCTGA
- the pbpC gene encoding penicillin-binding protein 1C yields the protein MRRVRLNVKRWAGVALAGLVLLGAGLVAAWWVPLPERLAAPPSVVMAYRDGSPAYVFLAPDERWRIPAPKDRVDRAYVRALLALEDKRFFQHPGVDPLAALRAVGLNLSRGRRVSGASTLTMQLVRVLEPRPRTFTSKVIESFRAAQLEARLSKQEVLEAYLQFVPYGRNVEGVEAAALAYFGHTARHLSPAEIATLLAVPQNPNRRFPSRENRERLRSARDDIARRLLESGGLAVEGVASDTVLAEVRATAVPDVLTPFPREAPHAAVWLKAQRPGETWLATTLDAGTQRFVERTLGEAARRLDRQGIHNGAAVVADRETGEVRALVGNFDFFDEKHGGQIIGFATPRSPGSALKPLLYALGIDQGLVGPEMLVPDIPVAYGGYQPRNFDGRFLGLVRMESALSQSLNLPFVRLLERLGVEGFLGSLRQAGVTSLDPRPGHYGLSAAVGGLELTPLELTGVYLALAGDGQVRPLRVLEQDTAPKKAPALVSPGAAWLTRQALALRDRPDFPERRRLTGLPARVHWKTGTSFGNRDAWAAGSGPKHTAVVWLGNFDHASSVHLVGAENAAPLLFDILEGLGPRGTAVQEEDTAPPKDLVSVEVCAYSGHLPTDACTQRKRVDAVRTAVPTTPCPYHHRVEVDVASGLAVGPGCRDGRKTESRVYLTWPSSLRRWLAEQQRQLPEPPPLAPGCVAGGERDTPTILSPPEGQVALLIPGMNTEEQKIPLEAEAAHDRELTWFVDGAVLGTAKAAERLWWKPSVGTHDILVTDDRGLTARRTLVVRERQ from the coding sequence ATGCGTCGCGTGCGTCTCAACGTGAAGAGGTGGGCGGGGGTGGCGCTGGCGGGGCTCGTGCTTTTGGGCGCGGGCCTCGTGGCGGCCTGGTGGGTGCCGTTGCCGGAGCGGTTGGCGGCGCCCCCCTCGGTGGTGATGGCGTACCGGGACGGGTCGCCCGCGTACGTCTTCCTCGCCCCGGACGAGCGGTGGCGCATCCCCGCGCCGAAGGACCGCGTCGACCGGGCCTATGTCCGCGCCCTCCTGGCGCTGGAGGACAAGCGGTTCTTCCAGCACCCGGGCGTGGATCCGCTCGCGGCCCTTCGCGCCGTCGGGCTCAACCTGAGCCGGGGGCGGCGGGTGTCGGGGGCCTCCACGTTGACGATGCAGTTGGTGCGCGTGCTGGAGCCCCGTCCCCGCACGTTCACCTCGAAGGTGATTGAGTCGTTCCGCGCCGCCCAGTTGGAGGCGCGGTTGTCCAAGCAGGAGGTGCTGGAGGCGTATCTCCAGTTCGTGCCCTACGGGCGCAACGTGGAGGGCGTGGAGGCGGCGGCGCTCGCGTACTTCGGGCACACCGCCCGGCACCTGAGCCCGGCGGAGATCGCCACGCTGCTGGCGGTGCCGCAGAACCCGAACCGGCGCTTCCCGTCGCGGGAGAACCGGGAGCGGCTGCGCTCGGCCCGGGACGACATCGCCCGGAGGCTGCTGGAGTCCGGAGGCCTGGCCGTGGAGGGCGTCGCGTCCGACACTGTGCTGGCGGAGGTGCGGGCGACGGCGGTGCCGGACGTGCTCACGCCGTTTCCGAGGGAGGCGCCACACGCGGCGGTGTGGCTCAAGGCGCAGCGGCCCGGGGAGACGTGGCTGGCGACGACGTTGGACGCGGGCACGCAGCGGTTCGTGGAGCGCACGCTGGGCGAAGCGGCCCGGCGGTTGGACCGGCAGGGCATCCACAACGGCGCGGCAGTGGTGGCGGACCGGGAGACGGGCGAGGTGCGCGCGCTGGTGGGGAACTTCGACTTCTTCGATGAAAAGCACGGCGGGCAGATCATCGGCTTCGCCACGCCGCGCTCGCCGGGGTCGGCGCTCAAGCCGCTCCTGTACGCGCTGGGGATTGATCAGGGCCTCGTGGGGCCGGAGATGCTGGTGCCGGACATCCCGGTGGCGTACGGCGGCTACCAGCCGCGCAACTTCGACGGGCGCTTCCTGGGGCTGGTGCGGATGGAGTCCGCGCTGTCGCAGTCGCTGAACCTGCCGTTCGTGAGGCTCTTGGAGCGGCTGGGTGTGGAGGGCTTCCTGGGTTCCCTGCGGCAGGCGGGAGTCACCAGCCTGGATCCGCGGCCGGGGCACTACGGCCTGTCCGCGGCGGTGGGCGGCTTGGAGTTGACGCCGCTGGAACTGACGGGTGTGTACCTGGCGCTGGCGGGGGATGGGCAGGTGCGTCCGCTGCGGGTGCTGGAGCAGGACACGGCGCCGAAGAAGGCCCCGGCGTTGGTGTCGCCGGGAGCGGCGTGGCTGACACGGCAGGCGTTGGCGTTGAGGGATCGGCCGGACTTCCCGGAGCGGCGGCGGCTCACGGGGTTGCCGGCGCGGGTGCACTGGAAGACGGGCACGAGTTTCGGCAACCGGGATGCATGGGCGGCGGGCTCCGGTCCGAAGCACACGGCGGTGGTGTGGCTGGGCAACTTCGACCACGCGTCGAGCGTGCACCTGGTGGGCGCGGAGAACGCGGCCCCGCTGCTGTTCGACATCCTGGAAGGCCTCGGCCCGCGAGGCACGGCGGTGCAGGAGGAGGACACCGCGCCGCCGAAGGACCTGGTGAGCGTGGAGGTGTGCGCGTACTCGGGGCACCTGCCCACGGACGCGTGCACGCAGCGCAAGCGGGTGGACGCGGTGCGCACGGCGGTGCCGACGACGCCGTGTCCGTACCACCACCGCGTGGAGGTGGACGTGGCGTCGGGCCTGGCGGTGGGGCCTGGGTGCAGGGACGGACGCAAGACGGAGTCGCGCGTGTACCTGACCTGGCCGTCCAGCCTGCGCCGGTGGCTCGCGGAGCAGCAGCGCCAGTTGCCCGAACCGCCGCCCCTGGCGCCCGGCTGCGTCGCGGGAGGCGAGCGCGACACGCCGACCATCCTCTCCCCACCGGAAGGGCAGGTGGCGCTGCTCATCCCGGGCATGAACACGGAGGAGCAGAAGATCCCCCTGGAGGCGGAGGCCGCGCACGACCGGGAGCTGACGTGGTTCGTGGACGGAGCCGTCCTGGGAACCGCGAAGGCCGCGGAGCGCCTGTGGTGGAAGCCAAGCGTGGGCACCCACGACATCCTCGTCACCGACGACCGAGGCCTCACCGCCCGCCGCACCTTGGTGGTGCGCGAGCGGCAATGA
- a CDS encoding Ig-like domain-containing alpha-2-macroglobulin family protein, whose translation MSPQSAVPPKAARTPRARWLLPALLVGALAAGCKQEPAKTPPAESSTAMATDAGTPSPSTPAPVQAAKLTPVIHELASENAVPTGVVIEFALPVRPRYESVDGSVVTVSPEVPGSLRWTGPSSLLFTPSTGFAAGTTYTVSVDAVNTDGGIIKPSSAREWRYNFTTYAFKFSQVYPTRMDPLKGLVEAHVDFSGPVELAAVRSRTSFRVGDSAISDVKWSTRADTRNSLSVALTHPKLKPGATVQFSLREGLTPVGGASTVQAPAATSSFGLNGGKRLDITYVSLQEGSSGYFYEVSCRDVAADAPASPTDEQWDSYYYDDDNKGCSLSDAVAQDAIRFKPKVKFTVAPSRRGFRIFGDFKRGPHTLSIAEGTLSVGGGTLMGAWSRGFSVPARQSQVRFNANGRYLPRSAWRNLPLQHLNLEEVTLTVRNIPPENLVFWMGSDYSESADERTSNVLVRKNVPLKSTPDALLTTYIDVASLVPANTRGLVEILAERGDYKAAARILLTDLSLVAKRGGPAVGSKDSGEVWVWALGLESTEPLSGVEVTLVKKSGQAVARCTTQGDAGCQLKVPAPGVDDSAPFALVARKGDELTYLKYDELKTEIANSDVQGEPYRAEQPYRASIWSDRGVYRPGDTAHVAAVLRGQDNLAPPVGMPVEVRVIDPREREIRKVTLKTNAAGLVAFDQTFAAFQDTGHYWVRLKVADRDLASYAVNVEEFVPERMKVTASASAPGYVQGTEIPVGVEAAYLFGGSAEGSPVEMTCRLESVPFKPKQNAQYTYGVWRQDGNTPRPVTLGQVKGTLDAKGQALLNCPAQAASGPMKGAARLSAVASVFESGSGRSTIGEATVPVHPEAYYLGLQANTQKVKAATPFTLTGVVVDWNGQPFTGDKAPKTVQLEYQLLEENYGYYYDEESGYERYQRYLRPQREGEATVKVENGRFTATVLPGRDGAGYLVRARAGNTQTDLAIEGEGRYYWWGEGSRVDQTPRPLKPTALDISLPARGRVGEALTVKLKAPYRGRVLFTVETDRVLTTAWKQVEPGEVSWSFTPSEYAPNVYVSAFLVKDPHLESAQAFMPDRAFGVGSIALEPVDFTQAVSLTVPKEVRSNDTLTVDVAVEGVEGPTFATVAVVDEGILSLTRFQSPDPLKEIFTRRALGIQTYETVGWALLVPPGGNSSSTGGDEGGAEGRVQPVKPVALWSGVVEVPANGKLKVPFKLPQYRGAVRVMVVTAGAKRIGRASAQVLVRDPLVLQTTLPRFLTQNDEIQIPVFVTNLSGKAQDVKVSLSAEALAVPGLAMPDGLGSPLELKGKSEGRAKLEDGKSRTFVFQGRAVQSVGAARLVVTVEGGGYTSTEQLDVPLSPAGPRERHIQQVELAQGTTDLKPLLAGWVPTTERTNVWVTNNPYAKSLQHLSYLVRYPYGCIEQTTSSTRPLLFVSQLVERVDPTLVSTAKVEDMVQSGINRVLSMQTPSGGFAYWPGQTEPVAWGTAYATHMLLDARKLKYPVPDDRVESALAWMGDELTRKEGRVNDDHYGQHSEAYMHYVLAVAGKGRKARAQAMVSALETAAKKAALGGEDQEDLYMLKAALWLSGDRRYEKELRNPDVSTVTDDRRNSWSFYSDRRRRGMMLSTFQDLFGDAPEGEPLARMVATALSTRTSAYYSTQELVWGITGLGKRLQGTATSFSPPTLTVAGKTVAPVAEKDARVSDRTWALARASERASMTLDLKEKGGGNVYLILNSEGVRTTPEAKAGGEGLTLKRTWRSLDGTALDLKARPVKLADLIYVELEVTNTRGERVQNIALVDRLPAGWEIENARLGRGGSVDWVDADSLWAADYVNVRDDRMEAFGTLQAHETKKLVYAVRAVTAGSFTLPSAEAEAMYDSSIWARESAGTVQVTGPWKDDLL comes from the coding sequence ATGTCCCCGCAGTCCGCAGTCCCGCCGAAGGCCGCGCGCACGCCCCGTGCCCGCTGGCTCCTGCCGGCGTTGCTCGTGGGCGCGCTCGCCGCCGGCTGCAAGCAAGAGCCCGCGAAGACGCCGCCCGCTGAGTCATCGACCGCCATGGCGACCGACGCCGGCACCCCGTCCCCGTCCACGCCCGCGCCGGTGCAGGCCGCGAAGCTCACGCCCGTCATCCACGAGCTGGCCAGCGAGAACGCCGTGCCCACGGGCGTCGTCATCGAGTTCGCGCTGCCGGTGCGCCCGCGCTACGAGAGCGTCGACGGCAGCGTCGTCACGGTGTCGCCGGAGGTCCCGGGCAGCCTGCGCTGGACGGGCCCGTCGTCGCTGCTCTTCACGCCGTCCACCGGCTTCGCCGCCGGCACGACGTACACGGTGTCCGTGGACGCGGTGAACACCGACGGGGGCATCATCAAGCCGTCGTCCGCGCGCGAGTGGCGCTACAACTTCACGACCTACGCCTTCAAGTTCTCCCAGGTCTACCCCACGCGCATGGACCCCCTGAAGGGGCTGGTGGAAGCGCACGTGGACTTCTCCGGTCCGGTGGAGCTGGCCGCGGTGCGCTCCCGCACCAGCTTCCGCGTGGGCGACAGCGCCATCAGCGACGTGAAGTGGAGCACCCGCGCGGACACGCGCAACTCCCTGTCCGTGGCGCTCACCCACCCGAAGCTCAAGCCCGGCGCGACGGTGCAGTTCTCCCTGCGCGAGGGGCTGACGCCCGTGGGCGGCGCCTCCACCGTGCAGGCGCCCGCGGCCACGAGCAGCTTCGGTTTGAACGGCGGCAAGCGCCTGGACATCACCTACGTGAGCCTCCAGGAGGGCTCCAGCGGCTACTTCTACGAGGTGAGCTGCCGCGACGTGGCGGCGGACGCCCCGGCGAGCCCCACCGACGAGCAGTGGGACTCGTACTACTACGACGATGACAACAAGGGCTGCAGCTTGAGCGACGCGGTGGCCCAGGACGCCATCCGCTTCAAGCCCAAGGTGAAGTTCACCGTGGCCCCGTCGCGGCGCGGCTTCCGCATCTTCGGTGACTTCAAGCGCGGCCCCCACACGCTCTCCATCGCGGAGGGCACGCTGTCCGTGGGCGGCGGCACGCTCATGGGCGCCTGGTCGCGCGGCTTCTCCGTGCCCGCGCGCCAGTCCCAGGTGCGCTTCAACGCCAACGGCCGCTACCTGCCGCGCAGCGCGTGGCGCAACCTGCCCCTGCAGCACCTCAACCTGGAAGAGGTGACGCTCACGGTGCGCAACATCCCGCCGGAGAACCTCGTCTTCTGGATGGGCAGTGACTACTCGGAGAGCGCGGACGAGCGGACGAGCAACGTGCTGGTGCGCAAGAACGTGCCGCTCAAGTCCACGCCGGACGCGCTGCTCACCACGTACATCGACGTGGCGTCGCTGGTGCCCGCGAACACGCGCGGCCTGGTCGAAATCCTGGCCGAGCGCGGCGACTACAAGGCCGCCGCCCGCATCCTGCTCACCGACCTGAGCCTCGTGGCCAAGCGCGGCGGTCCCGCCGTGGGCTCCAAGGACTCCGGCGAGGTGTGGGTCTGGGCCCTGGGCCTGGAGAGCACGGAGCCCCTGTCCGGCGTGGAGGTGACGCTGGTGAAGAAGAGCGGGCAAGCCGTGGCCCGCTGCACCACGCAGGGCGACGCGGGCTGCCAGCTCAAGGTGCCCGCGCCCGGCGTGGACGACAGCGCCCCGTTCGCGCTGGTGGCGCGCAAGGGCGACGAGCTGACGTACCTCAAGTACGACGAGCTGAAGACGGAGATCGCCAACTCGGACGTGCAGGGCGAGCCGTACCGCGCCGAGCAGCCGTACCGCGCCTCCATCTGGTCCGACCGCGGCGTGTACCGCCCCGGTGACACCGCGCACGTGGCAGCGGTGCTGCGCGGCCAGGACAACCTGGCGCCGCCGGTGGGCATGCCGGTGGAGGTGCGCGTCATCGACCCGCGCGAGCGCGAAATCCGCAAGGTGACGCTGAAGACGAACGCGGCGGGGCTCGTGGCCTTCGACCAGACCTTCGCGGCGTTCCAGGACACCGGCCACTACTGGGTGCGCCTCAAGGTGGCGGACCGCGACCTGGCCTCCTACGCGGTGAACGTGGAGGAGTTCGTCCCGGAGCGCATGAAGGTGACGGCCAGCGCCAGCGCGCCGGGCTACGTGCAGGGCACGGAGATTCCGGTGGGCGTGGAGGCCGCGTACCTCTTCGGCGGCTCCGCCGAGGGCAGCCCGGTGGAGATGACGTGCCGGCTGGAGTCCGTGCCCTTCAAGCCCAAGCAGAACGCCCAGTACACCTACGGCGTCTGGCGGCAGGACGGCAATACGCCCCGGCCCGTGACGCTGGGGCAGGTGAAGGGCACGCTCGACGCGAAGGGGCAGGCGCTCCTCAACTGCCCGGCGCAGGCGGCGTCCGGCCCCATGAAGGGCGCGGCGCGGCTGTCCGCGGTGGCCAGCGTCTTCGAGTCCGGCAGCGGCCGCTCCACCATCGGTGAGGCCACCGTGCCGGTGCACCCGGAGGCGTACTACCTGGGCCTCCAGGCCAACACGCAGAAGGTGAAGGCGGCCACGCCCTTCACGCTGACCGGCGTGGTGGTGGACTGGAACGGCCAGCCCTTCACCGGCGACAAGGCGCCGAAGACGGTGCAGCTGGAGTACCAACTGCTCGAGGAGAACTACGGCTACTACTACGACGAGGAGTCCGGCTACGAGCGCTACCAGCGCTACCTGCGCCCGCAGCGTGAGGGCGAGGCGACGGTGAAGGTGGAGAACGGCCGCTTCACCGCCACGGTGCTGCCGGGCCGCGACGGCGCGGGCTACCTCGTGCGCGCTCGCGCGGGCAACACCCAGACGGACCTCGCCATCGAGGGCGAGGGCCGCTACTACTGGTGGGGCGAGGGCTCGCGCGTGGACCAGACGCCGCGGCCCCTGAAGCCCACGGCGCTGGACATCTCGCTGCCGGCCAGGGGCAGGGTGGGCGAGGCCCTCACCGTGAAGTTGAAGGCGCCCTACCGGGGCCGCGTGCTCTTCACCGTGGAGACCGACCGCGTGCTCACCACCGCGTGGAAGCAGGTGGAGCCCGGCGAGGTGTCCTGGTCGTTCACGCCGTCCGAGTACGCGCCCAACGTGTACGTGAGCGCGTTCCTGGTGAAGGACCCGCACCTGGAATCCGCCCAGGCGTTCATGCCCGACCGCGCCTTCGGCGTGGGCAGCATCGCGCTGGAGCCGGTGGACTTCACCCAGGCCGTCTCGCTGACGGTGCCCAAGGAGGTCCGCAGCAACGACACCCTCACCGTGGACGTCGCGGTGGAGGGCGTGGAGGGCCCCACCTTCGCCACCGTGGCGGTGGTGGACGAGGGCATCCTCTCCCTCACGCGCTTCCAGAGCCCGGATCCGCTGAAGGAGATCTTCACGCGGCGCGCGCTGGGCATCCAGACCTACGAGACGGTGGGCTGGGCGCTGCTGGTTCCGCCGGGCGGCAACTCCAGCTCCACCGGTGGTGACGAGGGCGGCGCGGAAGGCCGCGTGCAGCCGGTGAAGCCGGTGGCCCTGTGGAGCGGTGTGGTGGAGGTGCCCGCCAACGGCAAGCTGAAGGTGCCCTTCAAGCTGCCGCAGTACCGGGGCGCGGTGCGGGTGATGGTGGTGACGGCGGGCGCGAAGCGCATTGGCCGGGCCAGCGCGCAGGTGCTGGTGCGCGACCCGCTGGTGCTCCAGACGACGCTGCCGCGCTTCCTCACCCAGAACGACGAGATTCAAATCCCGGTCTTCGTCACCAACCTGTCCGGCAAGGCGCAGGACGTGAAGGTGTCGCTGTCCGCGGAGGCGCTGGCGGTGCCGGGGCTCGCGATGCCGGACGGCCTGGGCTCGCCGCTGGAGCTCAAGGGCAAGAGCGAGGGCCGCGCGAAGCTGGAGGACGGCAAGTCCCGCACCTTCGTCTTCCAGGGCCGCGCGGTGCAGTCGGTGGGCGCGGCGCGGCTGGTGGTGACGGTGGAGGGCGGTGGCTACACGTCCACGGAGCAACTGGACGTGCCGCTGTCGCCCGCGGGTCCGCGTGAGCGTCACATCCAGCAGGTGGAGCTGGCGCAGGGCACCACGGACCTGAAGCCGCTGCTCGCCGGGTGGGTGCCCACCACGGAGCGCACCAACGTCTGGGTGACGAACAATCCGTACGCGAAGTCGCTCCAGCACCTCTCGTACCTGGTGCGCTACCCGTACGGCTGCATCGAGCAGACGACGTCCTCCACCCGCCCGCTGCTGTTCGTCAGCCAGCTGGTGGAGCGCGTGGATCCGACGCTGGTCTCCACGGCGAAGGTGGAGGACATGGTGCAGTCGGGCATCAACCGGGTGCTGTCCATGCAGACGCCCTCGGGCGGCTTCGCGTACTGGCCGGGCCAGACGGAGCCGGTGGCCTGGGGCACGGCCTACGCGACGCACATGCTGTTGGACGCGCGCAAGCTGAAGTACCCGGTGCCGGATGACCGCGTGGAGAGCGCCCTCGCGTGGATGGGGGACGAGCTGACCCGCAAGGAGGGCCGCGTGAATGACGACCACTACGGCCAGCACTCGGAGGCGTACATGCACTACGTGCTCGCGGTGGCGGGCAAGGGGCGCAAGGCGCGGGCGCAGGCGATGGTGAGCGCGCTGGAGACGGCGGCGAAGAAGGCGGCGCTCGGCGGCGAGGACCAGGAGGACCTGTACATGCTCAAGGCCGCGCTGTGGCTGTCCGGCGACCGCCGCTACGAGAAGGAGCTGCGCAACCCGGACGTGTCCACCGTCACCGATGACCGCCGCAACAGCTGGTCGTTCTATTCGGACCGGCGCCGGCGCGGGATGATGCTCAGCACCTTCCAGGACCTCTTCGGCGACGCGCCGGAAGGGGAGCCCCTGGCGCGCATGGTGGCGACGGCGTTGTCGACGCGCACGTCGGCGTACTACTCGACGCAGGAGCTGGTCTGGGGCATCACCGGCCTGGGCAAGCGGCTGCAGGGCACGGCGACGAGCTTCTCGCCGCCCACGCTCACGGTGGCGGGCAAGACGGTGGCGCCTGTCGCGGAGAAGGACGCGCGCGTGTCGGACCGCACGTGGGCGCTGGCCCGCGCCAGCGAGCGCGCCAGCATGACGCTGGACCTGAAGGAGAAGGGCGGCGGCAACGTCTACCTCATCCTCAACAGCGAGGGCGTCCGCACCACGCCCGAGGCGAAGGCGGGTGGCGAGGGCCTGACGCTCAAGCGCACCTGGCGCTCGCTGGATGGCACCGCGCTGGACCTGAAGGCGCGGCCGGTGAAGCTGGCGGACCTCATCTACGTGGAGCTGGAGGTGACCAACACCCGGGGCGAGCGCGTGCAGAACATCGCGCTGGTGGACCGGCTGCCGGCGGGCTGGGAAATCGAGAACGCTCGCCTGGGGCGCGGCGGCAGCGTGGACTGGGTGGACGCGGATTCGCTGTGGGCCGCCGACTACGTGAACGTGCGCGATGACCGCATGGAGGCGTTCGGCACGCTGCAGGCCCATGAGACGAAGAAGCTCGTCTACGCGGTGCGCGCGGTGACGGCGGGCAGCTTCACCCTGCCGTCCGCGGAGGCGGAGGCGATGTACGACTCCTCCATCTGGGCCCGTGAATCCGCGGGCACGGTGCAGGTGACGGGGCCCTGGAAGGACGACCTGCTCTAG